In Candidatus Schekmanbacteria bacterium, a genomic segment contains:
- a CDS encoding glycosyltransferase family 1 protein: SGMSRMAEEEVRMLEEEGYEVTVFTPKDDNLITDIDIAGKVIRLKPFLRYGNGSFIPQFINKLSSFDVIHIHYPFIGAAEILLLWKKIFGRRKELFVTYQLDLQGNGILRGFFNLYNSLITPYVIKSSSTIMFTSMDYAYSSIFSNLFKKMAEEGKLRVVEIPGPVDIERFRTKEKRKDLLKKYNIEEDEKVALFVGSLDSAHYFKGIPVLLSAFEIYCRKFGDKKARILIGGDGNMKDAYIRQAKASEIIRDKVIFAGKVPEEELPDFYNLGSFVVLPSTDSSEAFGIVIVEGYASGIPALASNLPGVRSVIVDGETGTLCKAGDVEDLSSKLAFMFNEAPLIEWGKKSRQIAERKYSRKVVKKKFVSLFEKLQ, encoded by the coding sequence CTTCAGGAATGTCAAGAATGGCAGAAGAAGAGGTGAGGATGCTTGAAGAGGAAGGATATGAAGTTACTGTATTTACACCAAAGGATGATAATTTAATAACTGATATTGATATTGCAGGAAAAGTTATCAGACTAAAACCATTTTTGAGATACGGCAACGGTTCTTTCATTCCGCAATTCATAAACAAACTTTCTTCATTCGATGTAATTCATATTCATTATCCTTTCATAGGCGCGGCGGAGATACTACTTCTGTGGAAAAAAATATTTGGAAGAAGAAAAGAGCTTTTTGTGACTTATCAGTTGGATTTACAGGGTAATGGCATCCTTAGAGGTTTTTTTAACCTTTATAACTCCCTTATTACTCCCTATGTAATAAAGTCGTCGTCAACTATTATGTTTACATCGATGGATTATGCTTACTCATCAATTTTTTCAAATTTATTTAAGAAGATGGCTGAGGAAGGAAAGCTAAGAGTTGTTGAGATTCCGGGACCTGTAGATATTGAAAGGTTTAGGACAAAAGAAAAAAGGAAGGATTTATTGAAAAAGTACAATATCGAAGAGGATGAAAAAGTAGCACTTTTTGTTGGTTCGCTTGACAGTGCTCATTATTTCAAGGGGATTCCCGTTTTACTTTCAGCATTTGAGATATACTGCCGCAAATTCGGTGATAAGAAAGCACGAATCCTCATAGGCGGAGACGGTAATATGAAAGATGCCTATATTAGACAAGCAAAGGCATCAGAGATTATCAGAGACAAGGTGATTTTTGCAGGAAAGGTGCCGGAGGAAGAACTCCCTGATTTTTACAATTTAGGAAGCTTTGTCGTTCTACCTTCAACTGATTCATCTGAAGCTTTTGGCATAGTCATTGTTGAAGGATATGCATCTGGAATTCCTGCCTTAGCATCAAACTTGCCCGGAGTAAGGTCAGTAATCGTAGACGGTGAAACAGGCACACTATGTAAAGCAGGAGATGTTGAAGACCTTTCTTCGAAACTCGCCTTTATGTTTAATGAAGCCCCTCTTATTGAATGGGGCAAAAAATCCAGACAAATAGCAGAAAGAAAATACAGCAGGAAAGTAGTGAAAAAGAAGTTTGTTTCTCTTTTTGAGAAGCTTCAATAG